The Streptomyces sp. HUAS MG91 sequence GCCGGCCAGTGGGCGGCGAGCCGTTTGGCCAGCTCACGGCAGTAGGTCTCGTAGGCCAGGTCGCCGACCGGGGGTGCGGTGGCGACGGCCTCGCGGGCGGATACGAGCAGTTCGTCGGTCATGGTCTCCTACCACATGAACTGGCCGCCGTCGACGATCAGTTTCTGACCGGTGACGTAGCGGCTGAGCGGGCCCACGAGGTATTCGAGGGCGTCGGCGATGTCGTCGGGGGAGCCGATGCGTCGCTGGGGGATCTCGGAGAGCACCGCGGCGCGGCGCTCCGGGTCGTCGAGCCGGAACCGGTCGACGAGCTCCTGGGTCTCGGTCATCCCGGGGATCAGGCAGTTGACCCGCACGGTGGGGGCGAGTTCCAGGGCCAGGCACTTGGTCAGCTGGAGCAGTCCGGCCTTGGAGGCGGCGTAGTTGACGCCGTTGAGGCGGGGTCGCAGGCCGGTGGTCGCGCCGATGTTGACGACCGTTCCGGTGCCGGCGTCGAGCATCGCGGGGGCGAGGGCCTGGGTGAGGTGGAAGGGGCCGGACAGGTTGGTGTCGAGCACGTCCTGCCAGTCGTCCTCGGTGAGTTCGAGGAAGGGCCGGTCGATGTTGATGCCCGCGTTGTTCACGAGGACCTCGGGCGTGCCGTGCTCGCCGAGGATCGTCCGGGCGGCGGCGCGCACGGACGCGCGGTCGCCGAGGTCGGCGCGGAGCACGTCGATGCCGTGCTCGTCGGCGGCCCGCCGGGCGGCGTCCTTGTCGGAGCGGTAGAGGGCGATGGTGCGGTGGCCGAGGTCGCGCAGCCGCAGGGACAGGGCCAGGCCGATGCCGCGGGTGCCGCCGGTGACGACGGCGAGGGGGGTCGTGCTGGTCATCGGGGTGTCTCCCGCGGTGTGTCGGTGAGCCGGTCGAGGAAGTCGTCCAGGTGGGACAGGAGCCTCGGTTGGTGGGCCGCCTCGAAGACCTCGAAGTGGCCGCAGTCGAGGTCCCGTACGGTCAGCCGGTCGGTCAACTCGTGCCAGGCGGCGATCTGTTGGTCGCGCTCCGGTCCGGCGCAGGCCATCAGCAGGGCGGGACCGCCGGGCCGGGAGCGGGTGCGGTGCGCGGCGCTGGCCGTCACGTGGGCCAGCGCGGTGGTGCGGGCGCGGGCGGCGTCGGTGCCGTCTCCGAGGTGGCTGACGGACTTCTCGATCGCGTCGAGTACCAGCGTCCGGGCACCGGCGTCGGGGGTGGTGTGCTCGGTGAAGCTGTCGATCAGCACCACGGCGGGGGCCGGGCCGTCCTCGGCCAGGTGTGCGGCGAGTTCCCAGGCGAGTACGCCGCCCAGCGACCAGCCGACCAGGACGCGCGGGCGGTCGGGGATCCGGCCGAGCAGGTCGAGGTAGGCGCGGGTCATCTCCGCGACGTCGTCGTGCGGTTCCTCGCCGGGCAGCAGTCCGGCGGCGCGGATGCCGAACACACTGCCGTGGCGGGCCAGCCGGGCGGCGGTGCCGAGGTACTGGCCGAGGCCACCGCCCGCCGGGTGGAGGAGCACGCTGCTGAGCGGGCCGGGCCGCTGGGCGAGCGGGACGAGCAGCTTGGTCCCGTGGGTCGTGGCCGGCATCAGGCGTCCTCGGCGAGCGCGATGATCCAGGCCGCCTGGGCGCGAACGGTCGGGTCGCGGAAGAAGTCGAGGATCGGGATCTGGACGCCGTACTCCTCCTCGATCCGGGCGCCGGCGGCCATCACGGTCAGCGAGTGGGCGCCGTACTCCAGGAGCGAGCGGTCGACCGGCACCTCCGCGATGCCGAGGAGCTTCGCCCACATCCGCTGGAGGGCCGCGACGAGCGGGTCGTCGGTGGTGGTCACGGCGGGCGCGGACCGTGTCTCGTCCGCCAGGGCCTGCTCGGCCCGGGCGGCGAGTGCGGTGCGGTCCACCTTGCCGTTGCGGGTGGTGGGCACGGTGTCCAGGGGGAAGACCCGGGCGGGCACCATGTAGCCGGGCAGGGTGGCCGCCACGTGCGCGCGGATGCCGTCCGGGTCGGGCGAACGGCCGTCCTCGGGCCGGAAGAACAGGGCGAGGCGGCGTTCGTGCCCTTCCCCGTGCACGACTCCGACGGCGCGGGCCACGTCGGGGTGGGAGGCGGCGGCGCTCTCCAGCTCGCCCAGCTCGACCCGGTAGCCGCGGATCTTGACCTGGTCGTCGTCGCGGCCGAGGAAGAGCAGCGCGCCGCTCTCGTCGCGCAGGACCTGGTCGCCGGTGCGGTACATGCGGGCCCGCTCGTCGTCGGCGTACGGGTCCGGCAGGAACCGTTCTGCCGTGCGTACGGGGTCGTTGACGTAGCCCAGTGCGGGGCAGGCGCCCGCGAGGTACAGCTCGCCGGGGACGCCGCGCGGGGCGAGGTGGCCCGTGGTGTCCACGATGTGCGCCGCCACGTCGGTGATCGGGCGGCCGATGGGGACGTGGGACGGCCAGGGACGGTTGTCGGCGGTGAGCCGGTGCGTGGTGACGGCGTGGGTCTCGGTGGGGCCGTACAGGTTCACCAGGGTCAGGTGCGGGCGGTCGGCGAAGAAGCGGCGGACCCGGTCGTCGAGCAGGAGCTGTTCGCCGGAGACGCAGACGTGGCTCAGGTGCGGCAGATCGTCGCCGGTGTCCTGCGCGGCCCGGACGAACGCGGGCAGCGCGGCGACCGGGAGGTAGACGTGGGTGACCCGGTGCGCGCGCACGCGTTCGACGACGGCGGGCAGGTCCCTGCGGTCGGCGGGCTCGCGGGAGACGAGCGTCCCGCCGGCGACGAGGGTCGGCAGGATCTCCTGGAAGGAGACGTCGAATCCCAGCGGCGCGTACTGCAGGAAGCGGGTGCGCTCGTCCATGTCCAGGGCGTCGAGCTGCCACTCGGTGAGGTTCATCAGGGGGCCGCTGTTCATCAGCACGCCCTTGGGGCGGCCGGTGGAGCCCGAGGTGAACATGATGTACACGCCGTCGGAGGCGCCGGTCGCGGCGGCCTCGTCGGGTGCCGTGTCCACCGGTCCGGCGGTCAGTTCGGCCGGAGTGAGCAGGTCCACGCCCTCGACCGGGTCGTCGCCCACGACCAGGCGGCAGTCCGCCTTGCCGGTCATGTACGTCAGCCGGTCGGCGGGCAGGCCGAGGTCGAGCGGCAGGAAGACGGCGCCGCGGGCGAGGACCGCGAGGACGGTGACGACCGTGTCCACGAGGGTGGTCGTGGTGAGGCCGACGACGGTGCCGCGTGCGACGCCGCGTGCGGCCAGCGCGGCCGCGCCTGCGGCGGCCAGGCGGTCCAGCTCCGCGTAGGTGAGCCGGCGGTCGTCCTCCTGTACGGCGACCTGTCCGGGCCGCTCCGCCGCCGCGGCCCGCACGGCGCTGTACAGATCGGGGCGGGTCAGTCGGCGGCGGTACCCGTCGTGGTCGTGGGAGTCCTCGGCCGAGGCGTCCGCGAAGAGGTCGGCGACGGTCCGGCCGGGCTGTTCGACGGCCCGGTCGAGGACGCCGCGCAGGGACGCGGCCAGGGCGTCGGCGAGGGGTTCCGGCAGCAGTTCGCGGTCGCTCTCCAGCTCGAGGGACCAGCCCTCGGGGCCGGGGGTCACGCCGAGCCAGAGGTCGAACTTGGCGGTGCCGTTGCCGTGTTCGCGCACGCGGCGTACCGCGGATCCGGGCTCGGCGTCGGTCGCGTCCTGGAGCGCGAGCATGCAGGAGAAGACCGGGTTGCGGTTGGTCGAGCGGTCCGGGTCGACGTGGCGGACGATGCGGTCGAAGGAGACGGCGGCGTCGGCACGGGCCCGGCCGGCCTCGGCCTGGACGGTCTCCTTGACGAAGACGTCGAAGGGGGCGTCCCAGGGCACGTCCACGATGAGCGGCAGGGTGTTGACGAAGAAGCCGCACAGGTCGAAGGAGCCGAGGGTGCGGCGTGCCATGACGGGGCTGCCGAAGACGACGCTGGTGTTGGCGGAGTGCCGGGCGAGCACGGCGGCGTAGACGGCGGAGAAGAGGACGAACGGGCTGACGCCGAGCGTCGCGCACAGGCCGTCCAGGTCCGCGGACTGCCGGGGCGACAGCCGGATCTCGCGCCGGGTGCCGGTGAAGTCGGTGGTGACGGGGCGGTTGGGCCGCGGGTTGAGGACGGTGGCGGGGGTGGCCCGCAAGCGGTCGGCCAGGGTCTTCGCCGCGCGCTCCGTCTCGTCGTCGTCCGCGGCGTTGAGCTGGGCGTCCAGCTCGCGCCGCAGGGCGCGTTCGCGTGCGGTGCGCACCGTCTCGACGTCCAGCGTGCCCTGGGCGGACGCGGTCAGGTCGCGGACGAACTGGCGCAGCGAGAAACCGTCGAAGACGAGGTGGTGCACCACGAGGAGCAGCGCCGAGCGGGTGCCGTCGGCGGTGCGGAGCAGCACCGTGCGCAGCAGTGGGGACCGCGTCAGGTCGAAGGCGGTGTCGCCGAGTTCGGCGAGGAGTTCGGCGCGCCGGCGGTCGAACTCCGCGGCCGGGGTGGTGACGTGGTGCAGCGGGGCGTCGGAGGGGACGTCGCCGAGCACGGCGTGCGGGTCGGCGCCCTCGCGGATCGCGAGCCGCAGGGCCGGCTGCACCGCGAGGACGTCGGTGAGGGCCGTGGCGAGGGCGGCCGGGGTGAGGGCGGGGTCGAGTTCCAGCTCGGCCACGACGTTGTAGAGGTGGGGCACCGGCACCGTGCGGTGCACGACGAGGAGCCCCTTCTGGGCGGCGGTGAGCGGGAGGGTGGCCGTGGGGACCTGCGGGGCGATGGTCATCGGAGGCTCTCCTTCGGAATGAGGAGTCCGCGCAGCCACTGCCGGAGTTCGCCCACCGTGTGCACCGAGGCGAGGCCGGTGGGGTCGATCTCCTGGTCCGGGTCGGTGATCAGTTCACTGGCGATGCGCAGCACGGACAGTGAATGCAGCCCCACCTCGGCCAGCAGGGAATTGTCGTCGAATGACGCACGGATGTGTCTCGAAATGACTGAACCTATTTCCGCGTCGGCCATCTCGTCCGCATGGTTCATTACTCAGACTCCTCGGGGAAAGGTCGCTTCGTGGCGCACCACGAATAGTTCAGCAGAGCCCGTCCCGTGGTCAATGGCGACCTTGAGCAGTCATTGAAAGACGTGATTGCCGCCCTCCGCACACGCCTTCCGAAATGGGGTCATCAATAAATTCGATAGATCAACGCAAAAGGAGGAGGCCGGTTTTCCGGCCTCCTCCTTCGAGGTGCGGTGGTGCTGGCGGTGCTCGTCAGGCGGGCGGCTTGTCGCCGAACGCCTCCGCCAGCACGGGCCGGGTGAGCACGCGCAGGAACGGCGGGACGGTGAGGGCGACGGTCGCGGCGAAGAAGCCGAAGGCGAGGCGGAGTCCGAACCATTCGGCGAGCAGGCCCATCAGGCCCGCGCCGACCGGCATCGCGCCCCAGCTGAACAGCCGGCTGACGGCGCCGAAGCGGCCGAGCATGGCGTCGGGCACGAGCCGCTGCGCCATGGTCCGCGCGTTCACCGTCCACAGGGTGCCGCCCATGCCGCCGAGGAAGGCGGCGACGGCCACCGCCCAGAGGTTGGTCGTCACGGCGGGTACGGCCATCATCGCGAAGGTGCCGACGAGGTCGGCGAACATGACCCAGCGGCGGCCGAAGAAGCGGTTGAGCCAGGTGACGGCGAGTGCGCCGACCAGTCCGCCGACACCGAGGGCGCTCAGCAGGGTGCCGTACTGGCTCGAGTTCAGGTGCATCACGGAGGTGGCGAACAGGGGCATCAGGGCGAGCCAGGCGCCCCAGCACGCGCACAGGACGGTGAGGGTGAGCGCCATGGTGCGCAGCAGGGTGTGCTGCCACAGGTAGCGCAGGCCGTCCACGATCTGTACGCGGACGGTTTCGGGAGCGGCGTTCTCGCCGCCGGTCCGGCCGGCCGCGCGGAACCGGCCCACGAGCAGGACGACGACGAGCGAGGCGGCCAGGTACGACACCCAGGTCGTGCCGAGGGCGACGCCGGTGCCCGCCGCGAGCAGCAGGCCGCCGACGAAGGGTCCGGCGAACTCGTTGCAGACCGTCTCCGCGCCCGCGATCCAGGTGTTGGCCCGCTCCCGGCCCTCCGGCGGGGTCAGCGCCGGGATCATGGCCGAGGCCGAGGTGAGGGCGATGACTTCGGCGACGCCCAGGACGAGGCCGGCGGCGCAGAGCACCGGGATGGTCACGGAGTCGGCCGCCGCGAGCGGCATCAGCGCGCCGAGCGCGATCAGCCGCAGGCCGTTGGCGCCCCAGAGCAGGCGGCGGCGGTCGAGGCGGTCCACCAGGACGCCGACATGGAGGGCGGCCAGCAGCCAGGGCAGGGAGAGGGTGAGGGAGACCGCGGAGACCTGGGCCGGGGACGCGGAGGCGCGGGCGGCCAGGAGCGGCAGCGCGATCTTGGTGACGCCGTCGGCGAGGTTGGTGATCGCCGTGAAGACGAGCAGGACGACGGTGTTGCGGGTGCCGCGGCGCGCGGTGGGCTGCGGGAGATCGGGGGCGGGGGCCGCCACGGGCGCGGCGAGCCCCACCGGCGCCCGTGTGGTGTCGACGCTCTGGTCACTCATCAGTCTCCCCTAACCGTCTAACCGTTTTGTTGGTGAACCCGGGATGTCGAGTCTGGCACGGCACCGCACATCGCCGCTACCCGGCAAAGCCGATAGCCGGTTATCCGGTGTAGGCTGGAGCCCCTCGACGGGAGGTGGCCCATGCGTGACGCACCGGCGTCCGCCCAGCTGATCCAGGCGTTCGCCAACACGGTCGATGTCGAGCTCGCGACCGACGAGATCGACACCGCCCGCAAGCTCGACGGCTGGCTGCGCGCCCAGGGGCTGCTGCGCGGCGGCGAGCGGATCGGCGCCGCGGAGCACGTCCTGGGGCTGCGCCTGCGCTCCGGCATCCGCGAGGCCCTGGGCGCGCACGTGGGCGACCGGCCCGACCCGGCGCTCCAGGACGAGGCGACGAAGGCGCTGCGCGACCTGCCCCTCGTGGTCACCGCGGGCGGCGACACGCCGGGCACCCTCGCCCCCGCCCCGCAGCTCACGGCGTCCAGGAAGGCGCTCGCGGCGCTGGCCGTCGCCTGGAGCGAGCTGGCCGTCACCGGCGAGGCCGCCCGGCTCAAGCGCTGCTCGGAGCACGCCTGCGCCTGGGTGTTCTGGGACACCTCCAAGAACCGCAGCGGCCGCTGGTGCTCGATGCGCGTGTGCGGCAACCGCGCGAAGGCCCGCCGTTACGCGGCCCGGCAGGCCGCGGGGGCCGCACAGTCCGGCTGACGGCACACCGGGTCCGGTCCCGTGCGGACCGCGGCGGCCCCGGGTCATCGTGCCGTCGCGGGTGCGCTCATCAGGTCCACCGCCAGCCGGGCCACCTCGTCGACGGCGGGGGCCGTCAGCAGCTCGTAGTGACCGGCCGCGACGCGTGCCGAGCGGGTGTCGCCGGCGAGGAATCCCCGCCAGCGGTCGAGGTCGCTGTCGGCGAGATCCGCCGCCACCACCAGCGCCGGTACGTCGACGGCCCGCAGCGCGCGAGGGGCCGTCATCGCCGTCACGTGCCGCCGGTGCAGGGCGTGCCGTGCGTGCAGGGCGTCCCCGACGGCGTCGCCGGAGGTGACGCGCAGCAGAACGGCCAGGGTGTCCAGGGCATGGTCCTCGCGCGGCCCGAGGCTGAGCCGGTCCGGCACGTGCGGCAAGGGGGCCGCGCCGCGCAGGACGGCGCGGGCGAAGGCGTCGGTGCCCGTCTCCGGCACGTCACCCGGCACCGGCGCGTCCAGCAGGAGCAGCGGCGGGCAGTGGTGGCCCCGCGCCCGTAGTCCGGCGGCGATCTCGTGGGCCAGCAGACCGCCCATGGACCAGCCGCCGAGCAGGTCGGGCAGTCCGTCGGCGAGCAGTCGGGCCGTGTAGCGGGCCGCCAGGTCCGCGATGCTCGCCCCGGCGACGCCGTCGTCCTCGCTGACCGTCACCCGCCAGTCGCCGGGGAGCGCTCCGGCCAGTTCGCGGTAGGGCAGGACGCCGACCCCCGCGCCGTGCACGAGGTGCAGGTGCCGGCCGCCGGGCTCTCCCGTGCGCAGCACCACGGTGCGCGCGAGGGCGGGCGGCGCGGTCGGGCCGGGGGCGGCCGGGTCCGTCGCGGCGGGGCCCAGCAGCCGTTCCATCCGCGCGGGCGTCGGCTCCTCCAGCCAGGCCTCCAGGTCCAGTTCGGCTCCGGTGTTCTTCTCGACGCGGGCCACCAGCTCCAGTACCTGAAGGGAATGACCGCCCAGGGCGAAGAAGTCGTCGTGGGGGCGCACGACGCGGCCGAACACGCGCTGCCAGTCGGCCAGCACGCCCGCCGCCGCTGCCGGCTCGGCGAACGCGGTCGCGTCCGGGGCGCCCGTCGGCCGGGCCGGACGGGCCGTGGCCCTGGTGGCCACCCGCAGGTCGGCCACGCGGCATCCCCCGGCCGTCGAGGCGGCCAGGACCGCCTCGACGTCGGCGAGGAACACCCGCACGGATCGCTCGCTGAGCGCGCAGGTGTCGTACTCGACCTCGAGCACCGTGTCCCCGCCGTCGTCGAAGACGCCGACGAGGAGCTGGCAGCGGGCGCTGGTCGACGGGCTCGCCAGCAGGCGGGCGGGCTCGTCGCCGAGCATGATGCCCGAGCCGATCCCGCCGTGATGGGTCACGAGGACGGGCGGGACGGTGCCGAGCGCGGCCCGGTCCTCGTCGCTCAGCCGCGCGAACACCTCGGGATAGGTCACGTGCTGGAACGGCAGGCTCTCCCACAGGCTGTCCCGCGCCCGCGTCACGACCGCGTCGAAGGTGTCCTGCGCACCGATCTCGTCGGCCAGCAGGACGGTGTTGGCGCGGTAGTCGACACTGCGCTGGTCGGCGAGGGTCGGCCGGTTGGCCACGACCGTGCCGACGGTGGTCCGCCCCGACGCCCCGCCCCGGGCGAGCACCGTGCGGACCGCCGCGAGGTGCACGGCGAACTCCGTGCAGCCCACGCGCCGGCCGATGGTCTCGACGGCGACGCGCGAACGGGGTGTGAGGGTGTGGCGCAGCACCGCGCCCGAGCCGGGCGCGGCGCCGGAGGGTTCGGCCACCAGGGCCGCCGGTCTCGCGCCGCGCAGCCGGTCCGTCCAGAACCCGGTCTCCTTCGCCGTGGGGGCGGCGCGCACCGCCTCCTCGGCGGGCGTCGGGGCGGCGGTCTCCTGGGCGAGCGCCGCGATGCCGCCGTCCCGGACCGCGACGTAGGCGCGGTGCAGGTCGTCCAGGAGCAGCTGTACCGCCCAGCCGTCGACGACCGCGTGGTGGGCGGTGAGCACGAGCTCGTCGACCGGCCCGACGCGCACCAGCGTGAGCCGGACCAGCGGCGCGTCGTCGAGGACGAACGGGATCGCGTGCAGCCGGGTGGCCACTTCGTCCAGCAGCTCCGGCGCGCTGCGGCCCTCGGGGACCCGCTCCCACACCACCTGCTGGGGCCGCGCGTCGAAGGGCGCCGGGTGCACGATCCGTACGACGGTCTCCCCGTGGCGCTCGAACGCGCTGCGCAGCGCCGTGTGACGGTCGACGACGTGCCGCCACGCGGCCGTCAGGACCGCCGGGTCGAGGCGGCCGGTGCGCAGCCGCCAGGTGAGGTTCATCAGGTCCTTGCGCCCACCTCGGTGCTGGATCCACCAGAGCGCTTCCTGGAGCGGTGAACTGGGCCGGACTTCTGGATTCGGGGTCACGGGGGTCCTCACCGGAGAAATTGGAGTTTCGAACCGAGGTGGGGGGCGTGAAATAGTCCCGGGTCCGGGGGCACGACCACAAATAGAGTATTTGGATAATCAATCGGCGCCCGGCCCCGCGAAACCTCGCCCTTGACTCTTCGGTGAGCACGGAAAAGCATTCTTCCAACCCTCCATCGACCGCGCCACGGAAGAGGACCGGACATCATGACTGCCATCAGGACCATGTACGACTGGTTCGCGGACTCCGTTGCCCAGTACGGCGACCGGCAGACCGCGCTGGAGGTCGCCGGCGAGGTGCTGACCTACGCCGAGCTCGACGCGCTCGCCGCACGCGTGGCGGGTGAGCTCGTCGCCGCGCACGGCGGCGTGCCCGCCCGCGTCGGCCTGCTGGCCGCCCGCAGCACGGCCGCCTACGCGGGCTACCTCGCCGTGCAGCGCCTCGGCGCCGTCGTCGTGCCGCTCAACCCGTCCTGGCCGGCCGCGCGGAACGCGACCATCGCCGCCGACGCCGGTCTCGACCTCGTGATCACCGAGGACGGCACGGATCTGGGGACGCCCGCGGTGGACCTGCCCGCCGCCCGCACGGCCGCCCTGCGCTCCGGTCCGGTCCCGGACCTGCCCGCCTCGGCCGCGGGACCCGACGACCTCGCCTACATCCTGTTCACGTCGGGCTCGACCGGCCGCCCCAAGGGCGTGCCCATCGTCCACCGCAACGTGTCGGCCTACATCAGCCATGTCGTGCCCCGCTACGAGCTGGGCCCCGGGGCCCGTGTCTCGCAGACCTTCGACCTGACCTTCGACCCGTCCGTGTACGACATGTTCGCCGCCTGGGCCTCGGGCGCCGCGCTCGTCGTGCCGGACAAGAAGGACCTCCTGACACCGGTGCGGTTCGTGAACACCGCGCGCATCACGCACTGGAACTCCGTGCCCTCCGTCGCCTCCATCGCCATGCGGCTGCGCGCGCTCAGGCCCGGCTCCATGCCGACCCTGCGCTGGAGCCTGTTCTGCGGCGAGGCGCTGACCCTGCGTCACGCGGAGGCGTGGCGGGCCGCCGCCCCGCAGTCCGTCCTGGAGAACATCTACGGCCCCACCGAGATGACCGTCACGTGGACGGAGTTCCGGCTCCCCGACGCCGTGCAGGACTGGCCGCGGCCGGCCAACGGCACGGTGCCCATCGGAACGCCGTACCCGGGCCAGGAACACCTCGTGCTCGACGAGGAGGGCCGGCCCGCCGAGACCGGCGAACTGGTGGTGCGCGGCTCGCAGCGCTTCCCCGGCTATCTGGACCCGGCCGACGACATCGGCAGGTTCCTGCGCATGGTGGACGGGACCGCGGTGGTCCACGACGGCACGACGCCGCTCACGGCCGACCACTGGTACCGCACGGGCGACCGGGTGGGCCATCTCGACGGGGCGCTGGTGCACCTCGGCCGGCTCGACCATCAGCTCAAGATCCGCGGCTACCGGGTCGAGCTCGGGGAGATCGAGTCGGCTCTGCTCGACCTCGCCGGCATCGCCGAGGCCGTCGTCCTGGCGGTGCCGGGGCCGGGCGGCGACATCGAGCTCGGCGCCGTGTGCACCGGCACGATCACGGACACCGCCGAGGCGCTGGAGCGGCTCGCCGCACGGCTGCCCGCGTACATGGTGCCGGGCTCCCTCACGGTCCTGGACACCTTGCCCCTCAACGCGAACGGCAAGGTGGACCGCAAGGCCCTGACGACCTTCCTCGGTACGGCGATCGCCGCCTGAGACGCCGGGCGTGCCGACGCCCGCCGGGTCACGCGGCACCCGGCCCGGCGGGCATCAGCACGCGGGGCGCAGCGCGGGCCCGTCGGTGGCCTCGCCCTCGGCCAGCACCTGACGTGCCGCGTCGAGCACGGTCGCGAAGGACGGATCGTCGTCGAGTCCGCGGCGCCAGACGCACTGCGAGAAGACCTCGAAGGGCGGCCGCCAGCGGATCGGTCCGAGCGCGCCCTCGCGCAGTTCGTCGCGCACGGCGACGGTGGGCAGCAGGGCGATCCCGATGCCCTCGCCGACACCGCGCTTGACCGCGTCGACCGAGCCGAGCGCGAGGACACCGCCCGCCGGTTCGCCGGTCCCGGCCAACTCGGCCTCCAGGCCGCGCTGGTAGCCGTTCCAGCGGTGTGCGCACACCAGGGTCTCTGCCGCGAACTCCGCGGCCGACGCGACGACCCTCCCGGCCAGCGGGTGGGACGGCGCCGCCACCAGGCTCAACGACTCGCGGCGCAGCGCGCGGTGGCGCACGTCGGGCGTGACGGGGCGGGGGCCGATGAAGAAGGCGCAGTCGACGCGCTCCTCCCGCACCAGGGAGACCGGATCGGCGTCGAGTCCGCGCAGGGCGACCCCGAGGCCTCCGTGCCGCAGATGCAGATACTCGATCAGCGGCACGAGACGGTACGTGGTGATGCACTCGGCGGCGCCGATCGCCAACCGGGGTGTCTGGTCGGCGGGTTCGGCCACGGAGTTGCGCGCCATCTCGCTGAGCCGGACGATGCGGCACGCGTAGTCGTGCAGGCGCCGCCCCGCGGGCGTGAGCTGGGCTCCGCCGGCGGTGCGGTCGAGCAGCGGCGCGTCGAGGATCTGCTCCAGCGCCTTGATGCGTGCGGTGACGGTCGGCTGCGCCAGCCCCAGCAGGCGCGCGGCCTGGGTGAAGCTCCGTGACTGCGCGACCGCCAGGAACGCGTCGAGCTGCTTTATGTTCACGGCCCGACCCCGTTCGACGTCCGACCCTGCGCATGGACGTGCACGATGAACCCCAATCGTCCGTGGTGCGGAACGCGCGGCCAGAATCCGGTCGGCATTCGGGCCGCGCCTGGAGGACGCACGAGTCGCCCCGCTGTGCGACCTTACGGACGAGGAAAGGGAGTTGCACCCGTTGTCGGTGTTGCCCTCACCAATACCACCGAGGGGCACTTGCCCGGTGCCTCGGACACGACGAACCATGGCGGTATGACCTCGCCAGTCGCGCCCCCTCACATCCAGCGTCCCCTCGACTTTCCGGCCCCCGCGTCCGGCCGGATCGACCCCGATGAATTCCGTGCCGCCCTGGGCAGGTTCACCACCGGAGTGGTCGCCGTCACCGCCCTGCACGGAATCGACTCCACGCCCGCGGGCGTGGTCGTGAATTCCTTCACCTCGGTTTCCCTGGATCCCGCCCTGGTGCTTTTCTGCATGGCCCGTACGAGCAGCAGCTGGCCCAAAATACGTACCGCGGAACGCTATTGCGTGAACATACTCGGGAAGAACCAGCGCGAGATCAGCACGCGGCTCGCCTCCCCGGGCGGCGACAAGTTCCGCGGGCTGAGCTGGAGCACCACGCCCACCGGCGCGCCGGTCCTGGACGGGACGCCGGCCTGGCTGGAGTGCTCCACCGAGGCCGAGTACCCGGCCGGTGACCACGACGTGGTCGTCGCGCGCGTCCACCGCATCGGCGGCCACGGAGCGGACGCGCCGCTGGTGTTCTACCGCGGGGCGTACGGACGCCTGG is a genomic window containing:
- a CDS encoding condensation domain-containing protein, which codes for MTPNPEVRPSSPLQEALWWIQHRGGRKDLMNLTWRLRTGRLDPAVLTAAWRHVVDRHTALRSAFERHGETVVRIVHPAPFDARPQQVVWERVPEGRSAPELLDEVATRLHAIPFVLDDAPLVRLTLVRVGPVDELVLTAHHAVVDGWAVQLLLDDLHRAYVAVRDGGIAALAQETAAPTPAEEAVRAAPTAKETGFWTDRLRGARPAALVAEPSGAAPGSGAVLRHTLTPRSRVAVETIGRRVGCTEFAVHLAAVRTVLARGGASGRTTVGTVVANRPTLADQRSVDYRANTVLLADEIGAQDTFDAVVTRARDSLWESLPFQHVTYPEVFARLSDEDRAALGTVPPVLVTHHGGIGSGIMLGDEPARLLASPSTSARCQLLVGVFDDGGDTVLEVEYDTCALSERSVRVFLADVEAVLAASTAGGCRVADLRVATRATARPARPTGAPDATAFAEPAAAAGVLADWQRVFGRVVRPHDDFFALGGHSLQVLELVARVEKNTGAELDLEAWLEEPTPARMERLLGPAATDPAAPGPTAPPALARTVVLRTGEPGGRHLHLVHGAGVGVLPYRELAGALPGDWRVTVSEDDGVAGASIADLAARYTARLLADGLPDLLGGWSMGGLLAHEIAAGLRARGHHCPPLLLLDAPVPGDVPETGTDAFARAVLRGAAPLPHVPDRLSLGPREDHALDTLAVLLRVTSGDAVGDALHARHALHRRHVTAMTAPRALRAVDVPALVVAADLADSDLDRWRGFLAGDTRSARVAAGHYELLTAPAVDEVARLAVDLMSAPATAR
- a CDS encoding amino acid adenylation domain-containing protein; the protein is MTAIRTMYDWFADSVAQYGDRQTALEVAGEVLTYAELDALAARVAGELVAAHGGVPARVGLLAARSTAAYAGYLAVQRLGAVVVPLNPSWPAARNATIAADAGLDLVITEDGTDLGTPAVDLPAARTAALRSGPVPDLPASAAGPDDLAYILFTSGSTGRPKGVPIVHRNVSAYISHVVPRYELGPGARVSQTFDLTFDPSVYDMFAAWASGAALVVPDKKDLLTPVRFVNTARITHWNSVPSVASIAMRLRALRPGSMPTLRWSLFCGEALTLRHAEAWRAAAPQSVLENIYGPTEMTVTWTEFRLPDAVQDWPRPANGTVPIGTPYPGQEHLVLDEEGRPAETGELVVRGSQRFPGYLDPADDIGRFLRMVDGTAVVHDGTTPLTADHWYRTGDRVGHLDGALVHLGRLDHQLKIRGYRVELGEIESALLDLAGIAEAVVLAVPGPGGDIELGAVCTGTITDTAEALERLAARLPAYMVPGSLTVLDTLPLNANGKVDRKALTTFLGTAIAA
- a CDS encoding LysR family transcriptional regulator, producing MNIKQLDAFLAVAQSRSFTQAARLLGLAQPTVTARIKALEQILDAPLLDRTAGGAQLTPAGRRLHDYACRIVRLSEMARNSVAEPADQTPRLAIGAAECITTYRLVPLIEYLHLRHGGLGVALRGLDADPVSLVREERVDCAFFIGPRPVTPDVRHRALRRESLSLVAAPSHPLAGRVVASAAEFAAETLVCAHRWNGYQRGLEAELAGTGEPAGGVLALGSVDAVKRGVGEGIGIALLPTVAVRDELREGALGPIRWRPPFEVFSQCVWRRGLDDDPSFATVLDAARQVLAEGEATDGPALRPAC
- a CDS encoding flavin reductase family protein; this encodes MTSPVAPPHIQRPLDFPAPASGRIDPDEFRAALGRFTTGVVAVTALHGIDSTPAGVVVNSFTSVSLDPALVLFCMARTSSSWPKIRTAERYCVNILGKNQREISTRLASPGGDKFRGLSWSTTPTGAPVLDGTPAWLECSTEAEYPAGDHDVVVARVHRIGGHGADAPLVFYRGAYGRLAD